In Diaphorobacter ruginosibacter, the genomic stretch TCGATGCGCTCGAGCAGCGCCTTGGGTGCCTCGTTGAAAAGCAGGTGGGCTTCATCAAAGAAGAACACCAGCTTGGGCTTCTCCGGATCGCCGATTTCGGGCAACTGCTCGAACAGCTCGGACAGCATCCACAGCAGGAAGGTGGCATACAGGCGGGGCGAGTTCATGAGCTTGTCGGCCGCCAGGATGTTGATCACCCCCTTGCCGGACACTGTCTGCATGAAGTCCTGGATGTTGAGCATCGGCTCGCCGAAGAACTTGTCGCCGCCCTGTTGCTCGATCTGAAGCAGCCCGCGCTGGATGGCTCCCACACTGGCCGAGCTGATGTTGCCGTACTCGGTCGTGAACTGTTTTGCGTTGTCGCCCACGTAGGTGAGCATGGCGCGCAGATCCTTCAGGTCGAGCAGCAGCATGCCGTTGTCGTCGGCGATCTTGAACACCAGGTTGAGCACGCCCATCTGGGTGTCGTTCAGGTCCAGCATGCGGCCCAGCAGCAGCGGGCCCATGTCCGAGATGGTGGCGCGCACGGGGTGGCCCTGGTCGCCGAAGACGTCCCACAGCGTGGTGGGGCAGGCCAGAGGTTCCGGAGTAGGCAGCCCGCGCTCCTTGAGCGTGGCCGCCATCTTCTCCCCGATGCTGCCGGTCTGGCTGATGCCGGTGAGGTCGCCCTTCACGTCGGCCAGGAACACCGGAACGCCGATGCGGGAGAACTCCTCGGCCAGCTTCTGCAGGGTGACGGACTTGCCGGTGCCGGTGGCGCCGGTGATCAGGCCGTGGCGGTTGGCAAGCCCCGGCAACAATTGGCATTGGACGGAGTCGTGCTGTGCGATGAGTAGAGGTTCAGCCATGGCGATGATCGAGAAAGTAGGGATTCGAAGTCAAAAGTAAAATCACGGGCAGTAGATTATTAAATCAGAAGGACTCCCTGTGGCAGGACACAGTAAATGGGCGAACATCCAGCACCGCAAAGGTCGCCAGGATGAGAAGCGCGGCAAGATCTGGACTCGCATCATCCGTGAAATCATGGTCGCGGCCCGCCAGGGCGGCGGCGACCCCGATGCGAATCCCCGCCTGCGTCTGGCTATTGACAAGGCCAA encodes the following:
- a CDS encoding helicase HerA-like C-terminal domain-containing protein, encoding MAEPLLIAQHDSVQCQLLPGLANRHGLITGATGTGKSVTLQKLAEEFSRIGVPVFLADVKGDLTGISQTGSIGEKMAATLKERGLPTPEPLACPTTLWDVFGDQGHPVRATISDMGPLLLGRMLDLNDTQMGVLNLVFKIADDNGMLLLDLKDLRAMLTYVGDNAKQFTTEYGNISSASVGAIQRGLLQIEQQGGDKFFGEPMLNIQDFMQTVSGKGVINILAADKLMNSPRLYATFLLWMLSELFEQLPEIGDPEKPKLVFFFDEAHLLFNEAPKALLERIELVVRLVRSKGVGVYFATQNPLDIPDSVLAQLGNRVQHALRAFTPRDQKAVKATATTMRPNPGLDIEAAITEVGVGEALISFLDPKGRPTPTERVYVIPPGSQIGPITPEQRKALMSSSLVAGIYDTTVDRESAYEMLRGRADGQADNASVIKGQAGQAGADSGIMGELSNVLFGSTGPRGGKKEGLVQTMAKSAVRTMGTNLGKEILRGVLGGLMGGRKK